A single window of Plasmodium reichenowi strain SY57 chromosome 14, whole genome shotgun sequence DNA harbors:
- a CDS encoding YL1 nuclear protein, putative yields MTKKRGNGVKSISFVLENESNNIMFDKINEEQDETEEESEMNVDESSENEYLENVSEENESGDNQTGENDSEEEDSEEDEDYELKNYGIALELPQRKNRGKNMKKLIGEDLEKDEQFWNDSIWEEEEIDEEYVNSEGEDEYIDITDSDFDDDEDNEEDEEEEVEDDEQNKRGARRHSIEYEERKNNNKKNFAYLEKLKKEKQNKIMKYNLMKQKQNELKKNKQLISNKLKKSEDDVEEEQKEEVIKTKEQLKEERRLKKKKKLEQAYLYLNRSTRDTTRRKTEYMEKVFEMRKIKKENRFKKLGARRREKKSMQREMTREERLEEAKITEQYNIQSLLQLQAWEEEKKKYIENKKVIHYKPQNVFISFKYSKDNIFPTNEKLTYPQNLYDYYLYNENRAINNDIMNQVKKEINVNIIDNKQIVKVEQELHNNYEENINSQKKSSSMSINIPPPIISDNKENQTNNDKNTILSNQNLNDNTKDEEKNGLILNPMNLENLDQCEDLNIQYLSQIDDINFDNLNKSKGNNNNILNSNNENMYDDNKNKSNVLNQDINKNKILAIPNYEEKQYYILTNENELNIYSNFNDQKDNIKELKNQKQEKQKICAITNLEGKYFDPLTQQYYNNAEAFKKLRLYYHQISYNNLNKDICLTVKHFKNKLAEIEQYVNNNNNHNSCNDMPCNNNVKH; encoded by the coding sequence atgacaaaaaaaagaggaAATGGAGTTAAGAGCATAAGTTTTGTTCTAGAAAATGAATcgaataatattatgtttgataaaattaatgaaGAACAAGATGAAACTGAAGAAGAATCTGAAATGAATGTAGACGAGTCAAGTGAGAATGAGTATCTTGAAAATGTATCTGAAGAGAACGAATCGGGTGATAATCAAACAGGCGAGAATGATTCCGAGGAAGAGGACTCAGAAGAAGATGAGGATTATGAACTAAAAAATTATGGAATAGCCCTCGAGTTACCTCAACGAAAAAATCGAGgtaaaaatatgaagaaaCTTATCGGCGAGGATTTAGAAAAAGATGAACAATTTTGGAATGATAGCATATGggaagaagaagaaatagATGAAGAATATGTGAATTCAGAAGGAGAAGACGaatatattgatattaCAGACTCTGATTttgatgatgatgaagataatGAAGAAGACGAAGAGGAAGAAGTTGAAGATGACGAACAGAACAAACGTGGTGCTCGTAGACATAGTATCGAATATGaagaaaggaaaaataataataaaaaaaattttgcatatttagaaaaattaaaaaaagaaaaacaaaacaaaataatgaaatacAATTTAATgaaacaaaaacaaaatgaactaaaaaaaaataaacaattgatttctaataaattaaaaaaatcaGAAGATGATGTTGAAGAAGAACAAAAAGAAGAAGTaattaaaacaaaagaacaattaaaagaagaaagaagattaaagaaaaaaaaaaaactagAACAGgcttatttatatttaaatagATCTACTAGAGATACAACAAGAAGAAAAACGGAATATATGGAAAAAGTTTTTGaaatgagaaaaataaaaaaagagaatcgttttaaaaaattggGTGCAAGAagaagagaaaaaaaaagtatgCAAAGAGAAATGACAAGAGAAGAAAGATTAGAAGAAGCCAAAATCACAgaacaatataatattcaatCCTTATTACAATTACAAGCATGggaagaagaaaaaaaaaaatatatagaaaataaaaaagtaatacattataaaccacaaaatgtatttattagTTTTAAATATTCCAAAGATAACATATTTCCAActaatgaaaaattaacatatcctcaaaatttatatgattattacctatataatgaaaatagggcaataaataatgatataatgaatcaagtaaaaaaagaaataaatgttaatataattGATAACAAACAAATAGTAAAAGTTGAACAAGaattacataataattatgaagaaaatataaatagtCAAAAGAAAAGTTCTTCTATGTCAATTAATATTCCCCCCCCAATAATTTCAGATAATAAAGAGAATCAAACTAATAATGATAAGAACACAATTTTGTCAAATcaaaatttaaatgataatacaaaagatgaagaaaaaaatggaCTTATCTTAAATCCAATGAATTTGGAGAATTTAGACCAATGTGAAgatttaaatatacaatatcTAAGTCAAATAgatgatataaattttgataatttaaataaaagtaaaggtaataataataatatattaaattctaataatgaaaatatgtatgatgataataaaaataagtcaaatgtattaaatcaagatattaacaaaaacaaaattttaGCTATTCCAaattatgaagaaaaacaatattatattctcACCAATGAAAATGAGCTAAATATTTATAGTAATTTTAATGATCAAAAAGATAacataaaagaattaaaaaatcaaaaacaagaaaaacaaaaaatttgTGCCATAACCAATTTAGAAGGTAAATATTTTGACCCCTTAACACAACAATATTACAATAATGCAGAGgcatttaaaaaattacgtttatattatcatcaaaTATCATacaataatttaaataaagatatatgtCTAACAGTCAAACATTTCAAAAACAAATTAGCCGAAATAGAACAATAcgtaaataataataataatcataatagTTGTAATGATATGCcttgtaataataatgtgaaACATTAA